The nucleotide sequence CATACTCACGCTGGATTCGCAGCCGAGCTTCGTCTGGCTCCAAAGCCTGGACGACGTGAACGTTGCGATGCCGGCGACAAACCCGCTGGCCGTATTCGAGCAGTACGACCCGCAAATTCCCGCTCACGTCTTCTCGGCGCTGCAGATCCGCAACGCCGACGAGTTTACCATTCTCTGCACCGTGACGGTAAGCCCCGGCGCACGAGAGATGACGATGAACCTCGCAGCGCCGATCGTCGTAAACTTGCACCTTCGCAAAGCGCTGCAAGTCGGCTTGGAGGGCGGCCGGTACAACTTAGCCGTGCCGATGCCGCGCAAGAGCGACGCCCTCGATACCCTTACGGCGAAAGCCTCGTAACGACCGGAACGATCAAAGGAGTGTATTGAAATGTCTCAAGGCTTGAGCATCGCCAACAATCTGTTGGCCAACAGTGTCCAGCTCAATCTGGACTACAATCAAAAGCAACTACAGAATACCGTTACCCAACTGTCGTCCGGTCTGCGTATCAACAGTGCCGCCGACGATCCCTCGGGTAATGCGATTGCAACCAATCTGCAAACGCAGGTTGACGGGTTCAACCAG is from Candidatus Baltobacteraceae bacterium and encodes:
- the fliW gene encoding flagellar assembly protein FliW, which encodes MSLPRFGDLAYRETDVIEFPWGMPGFDNLHRWLILTLDSQPSFVWLQSLDDVNVAMPATNPLAVFEQYDPQIPAHVFSALQIRNADEFTILCTVTVSPGAREMTMNLAAPIVVNLHLRKALQVGLEGGRYNLAVPMPRKSDALDTLTAKAS